In one window of Denticeps clupeoides chromosome 2, fDenClu1.1, whole genome shotgun sequence DNA:
- the LOC114784273 gene encoding lipocalin-like: MSATVLKLFGVLLCSIIACADVMPMENFDLQKMSGKWYLIGFATNANWFVNHKADMKMGSAMLAPTADGDLDMSYENLKSDGSCWRMTHLAKKTDTPGRFTFFSQRWKNDNDMRVVDAQFDKYALIYNIKTKDGKSEVLNKMYARTTDLSLEQQDKFRKFCMSTGILPENIAFLPPNGDCPQA, encoded by the exons ATGTCAGCGACGGTTCTGAAGTTGTTTGGAGTGCTGCTGTGCTCCATCATTGCCTGCGCAGATGTAATGCCCATGGAAAACTTCGACCTACAGAAG ATGTCTGGAAAGTGGTACCTGATTGGCTTTGCCACAAATGCAAATTGGTTTGTCAACCACAAAGCAGATATGAAAATGGGCTCTGCAATGTTGGCCCCAACAGCTGATGGTGATCTTGACATGTCCTACGAAAACCTGAA GTCTGATGGCTCCTGCTGGAGAATGACACATCTTGCTAAAAAGACAGACACTCCCGGAAGATTCACTTTCTTCAGCCAGC GCTGGAAGAATGACAATGACATGCGTGTGGTGGACGCTCAGTTTGATAAGTATGCTCTGATCTACAACATCAAAACCAAGGATGGAAAGAGTGAAGTCCTGAACAAGATGTATG cacGTACGACCGACTTGAGCCTTGAGCAACAGGATAAGTTCAGGAAGTTCTGCATGAGCACTGGCATTCTACCTGAGAACATCGCCTTCCTCCCACCCAATG GAGATTGTCCTCAAGCCTAA